The following coding sequences lie in one Takifugu flavidus isolate HTHZ2018 chromosome 4, ASM371156v2, whole genome shotgun sequence genomic window:
- the LOC130524046 gene encoding uncharacterized protein LOC130524046, with the protein MQQEQNEALQNEIEDLLREREQFKQFLMIMIAGWETRLSIFDFCDENEVRENLEAFVATDKTQFNNLIYQQWIQSQRTWNGEPETLQRHLTLWQSTFTFRGKACLREKFCPQLEEIEEEKEDGDLWECDEEESNLEEKVAEMYQSVESLHSESLKDSVDTSVLDSCGSSISGHDQETNSANGQVKKKKSFLKSWFKKTFKLKAKKAAVSQSSQQCRHHGEIQEEPKPSFWRRILHTVCPCLMSREKEESDISFSDDTPNDRLMSKRRGPKSAVTKPLQASSPSSPDS; encoded by the exons ATGCAGCAAGAACAAAATGAAGCGCTGCAGAATGAAATAGAGGATCTGCTGAGAGAAAGGGAACAATTCAAGCAGTTCCTGATGATAATG atCGCTGGTTGGGAAACAAGACTGAGCATATTTGATTTTTGTGACGAAAATGAG GTGAGGGAGAACCTGGAGGCCTTTGTAGCCACGGACAAGACTCAGTTTAATAACTTGATCTACCAGCAGTGGATACAGTCCCAGCGTACATGGAACGGCGAGCCAGAGACTCTACAGCGCCAT ctcacATTGTGGCagtcaacatttacatttagaggAAAAG CGTGTCTTAGGGAAAAGTTTTGTCCTCAGCTTGAAGAAatagaagaggaaaaagaagatggTGATCTATGGGAATGTGATGAAGAAGAGTCCAATTTGGAAGAGAAAGTAGCAGAAATGTACCAGAGCGTCGAATCCCTTCACTCCGAGTCTCTTAAAGACTCAGTCGACACCAGTGTTTTGGATTCTTGTGGATCTTCGATCAGTGGCCATGACCAGGAAACAAACTCAGCCAATGGCCAGGTTAAGAAAA AGAAAAGTTTCTTGAAGTCCTGGTTCAAGAAAACATTTAAGTTGAAAGCAAAGAAAGCAGCAGTCAGTCAGAGCAGCCAGCAATGTCGTCACCACGGTGAGATCCAGGAGGAACCCAAACCATCG TTCTGGAGGAGAATCCTACATACAGTCTGTCCTTGCTTgatgagcagagaaaaggaagaatcTGATATATCCTTCAGTGATGATACTCCCAAT GACCGACTGATGTCAAAACGGAGGGGGCCCAAAAGTGCTGTTACTAAACCCCTTCAGGCGTCATCACCATCCTCCCCAGACAGCTGA
- the LOC130523925 gene encoding uncharacterized protein LOC130523925: MFLQKLQQQQMALSLQETGETQLFEDQFLLNEEAKFFKNQTELLQQEKERLPLLDDEALAATVSLNSDLKTSVDINAIQQEQNEALQNEIEDLLREREQFKQFLMIMIAGWETRLSIFDFCDENEVRENLEAFVATDKTQFNNLIYQQWIQSQRTWNGEPETLQRHLTLWQSTFTFRGKACLREKFCPQLEEIEEEKEDGDLWECDEEESNLEEKVAEMYQSVESLHSESLKDSVDTSVLDSCGSSISGHDQETNSANGQVKKSKLYTNTGTGCSVTAVKGSMSIKCGGHL, encoded by the exons ATGTTTTTGCAGAAACTACAACAGCAACAGATGGCCCTGTCTCTGCAGGAAACTGGGGAAACCCAGTTATTTGAGGACCAG TTTCTATTGAATGAGGAGGCGAAGTTCTTTAAGAATCAAACTGaactcctccagcaggagaaggagagattGCCCCTTTTGGATGATGAAGCTCTTGCTGCTACCGTCTCGCTGAATAGTGATCTGAAGACTTCTGTAGACATCAATGCCATACAGCAAGAACAAAATGAAGCGCTGCAGAATGAAATAGAGGATCTGCTGAGAGAAAGGGAACAATTCAAGCAGTTCCTGATGATAATG atCGCTGGTTGGGAAACAAGACTGAGCATATTTGATTTTTGTGACGAAAATGAG GTGAGGGAGAACCTGGAGGCCTTTGTAGCCACGGACAAGACTCAGTTTAATAACTTGATCTACCAGCAGTGGATACAGTCCCAGCGTACATGGAACGGCGAGCCAGAGACTCTACAGCGCCAT ctcacATTGTGGCagtcaacatttacatttagaggAAAAG CGTGTCTTAGGGAAAAGTTTTGTCCTCAGCTTGAAGAAatagaagaggaaaaagaagatggTGATCTATGGGAATGTGATGAAGAAGAGTCCAATTTGGAAGAGAAAGTAGCAGAAATGTACCAGAGCGTCGAATCCCTTCACTCAGAGTCTCTTAAAGACTCGGTCGACACCAGTGTTTTGGATTCTTGTGGATCTTCGATCAGTGGCCATGACCAGGAAACAAACTCAGCCAATGGCCAGGTTAAGAAAAGTAAGTTATACACGAATACAGGAACAGGTTGCTCAGTCACAGCGGTCAAGGGTTCCATGTCCATTAAATGCGGAGGACATTTGTGA
- the LOC130524048 gene encoding small nuclear ribonucleoprotein E — protein MAYRGQGQKVQKVMVQPINLIFRYLQNRSRIQVWLYEQVNMRIEGCIIGFDEYMNLVLDDSEEIHMKTKNRKPLGRVMLKGDNITLLQSVSN, from the exons ATGGCATACAGAGGACAGGGACAAAAGGTCCAGAAGGTTATGGTGCAGCCCATT AACCTAATTTTTAGGTATCTGCAAAAT CGCTCTCGGATCCAGGTTTGGTTGTATGAACAGGTCAACATGCGGATAGAAGGCTGCATCATT ggcTTTGACGAGTACATGAACCTAGTTCTAGATGATTCTGAAGAAATTCACATGAAGACTAAGAACAGAAAGCCCCTGG GGAGGGTCATGTTGAAAGGAGACAACATCACTCTGCTGCAGAGTGTGTCCAACTAG
- the LOC130524828 gene encoding uncharacterized protein LOC130524828, giving the protein MQQEQNEALQNEIEDLLREREQFKQFLMIMIAGWETRLSIFDFCDENEVRENLEAFVATDKTQFNNLIYQQWIQSQRTWNGEPETLQRHLTLWQSTFTFRGKACLREKFCPQLEEIEEEKEDGDLWECDEEESNLEEKVAEMYQSVESLHSESLKDSVDTSVLDSCGSSISGHDQETNSANGQVKKKKSFLKSWFKKTFKLKAKKAAVNQSSQQCRHHGEIQEEPKPSFWRRILHTVCPCLMSREKEESDISFSDDTPNDRLMSKRRGPKSAVTKPLQASSPSSPDS; this is encoded by the exons ATGCAGCAAGAACAAAATGAAGCGCTGCAGAATGAAATAGAGGATCTGCTGAGAGAAAGGGAACAATTCAAGCAGTTCCTGATGATAATG atCGCTGGTTGGGAAACAAGACTGAGCATATTTGATTTTTGTGACGAAAATGAG GTGAGGGAGAACCTGGAGGCCTTTGTAGCCACGGACAAGACTCAGTTTAATAACTTGATCTACCAGCAGTGGATACAGTCCCAGCGTACATGGAACGGCGAGCCAGAGACTCTACAGCGCCAT ctcacATTGTGGCagtcaacatttacatttagaggAAAAG CGTGTCTTAGGGAAAAGTTTTGTCCTCAGCTTGAAGAAatagaagaggaaaaagaagatggTGATCTATGGGAATGTGATGAAGAAGAGTCCAATTTGGAAGAGAAAGTAGCAGAAATGTACCAGAGCGTCGAATCCCTTCACTCCGAGTCTCTTAAAGACTCAGTCGACACCAGTGTTTTGGATTCTTGTGGATCTTCGATCAGTGGCCATGACCAGGAAACAAACTCAGCCAATGGCCAGGTTAAGAAAA AGAAAAGTTTCTTGAAGTCCTGGTTCAAGAAAACATTTAAGTTGAAAGCAAAGAAAGCAGCAGTCAATCAGAGCAGCCAGCAATGTCGTCACCACGGTGAGATCCAGGAGGAACCCAAACCATCG TTCTGGAGGAGAATCCTACATACAGTCTGTCCTTGCTTgatgagcagagaaaaggaagaatcTGATATATCCTTCAGTGATGATACTCCCAAT GACCGACTGATGTCAAAACGGAGGGGGCCCAAAAGTGCTGTTACTAAACCCCTTCAGGCGTCATCACCATCCTCCCCAGACAGCTGA